A genomic segment from Cricetulus griseus strain 17A/GY chromosome 8, alternate assembly CriGri-PICRH-1.0, whole genome shotgun sequence encodes:
- the Bcl2l13 gene encoding bcl-2-like protein 13 isoform X3, translating into MASSTTVPLGFHYETKYVVLSYLGLLSQGKQEGPSSQGVQLDVPPQSLDPEVLLKVKSEIEEELKSLDKEVSEAFTSTGFDCHTSPVFSPANPESSIEDCLAHLGERVSRDLKEPLNKALQVILSQPVTYQAYRECTVETAVHASGWNKILVPLVLLQQMLLELTRRGQEPLSTLLQFGVTYLEDHAAEFIIQQGYCL; encoded by the exons ATGGCGTCCTCTACTACAGTGCCTCTAGGATTTCACTATGAAACAAAGTATGTTGTTCTCAGCTACTTGGGACTTCTCTCTCAGGGGAAACAAGAAGGTCCCTCATCCCAAG GAGTTCAACTAGATGTTCCTCCACAGTCTTTGGACCCAGAAGTTTTATTAAAAGTTAAATCTGAGATTGAAGAAGAACTGAAATCCTTGGACAAAGAAGTCTCTGAAG CCTTCACCAGCACAGGCTTTGACTGTCACACCTCACCTGTGTTTAGCCCTGCTAACCCGGAAAGCTCAATAGAAGACTGCCTGGCCCATCTTGGAGAAAGAGTATCCCGGGATCTGAAAGAGCCTTTGAATAAAGCATTGCAAGTGATTCTCAGCCA GCCAGTGACATATCAGGCATACCGTGAATGTACAGTGGAGACTGCAGTTCATGCCAGCGGATGGAATAAG ATTTTGGTGCCTCTCGTTTTGCTGCAACAAATGCTTTTGGAATTGACACGGCGTGGTCAAGAGCCCCTCAGTACCCTGCTGCAGTTTGGTGTGACGTATCTGGAGGACCATGCAGCAGAGTTTATCATTCAACAAG